The Hydrotalea sp. DNA window CCGAATATTCCATAAATTCCCATGGGTGGATAATATGGTCGTTGTCCCCCTGCCACAGCATTTTTTTTTCGTCGTCGGAAAAGGGTGGATTGTTGTGTAATATGTTGGCCATGGGAAAATAATAATCTACTAAAATATTTTGTTGTTATTTTTATTGGTTCTAATTTTTTTGCAGATTACCAAACCAATTGTAAATAGCAAGCAAAATCATACCAGCAATAATTTGGTTTCCTGGGTCTGCGGCGATTGCAACAGCGTATTTTTTTCGCCTTGCTCAATAATAATACCATTGTGCATGACAATGATATTATCGCTCAGGGCGCGCACCACGTTAATATCGTGGCTAACCAACAGGTAGGCGATGTTGTGTTTTTCCTGCAACCTTAACAACAATTCTATCATGTCGCGGGCGGTGGTTTTATCAAGCGCCGAGGTTGGCTCGTCCAGCAAAAGAATTTTTGGTTGCATGATAAGTGCCCGCGCCAGCGACACCCGTTGCCTTTGCCCGCCGGATAATTCGTGCGGGTAATTGTGCCATAATGATTTATCGATTCCGACCTCGCGCAACATATCCTCGGCGGCGGTGATGGCGGCTTGCTTGGCCGATTTGTCGCCCCGCATCAACATTGGTTCGGCGACAATATCAATAATAATTTGCCGCGGTTGCAACGATGAAAATGGGTCTTGGAAAACAACCTGCATGTTGCGTCGTTGCGCGCGCAATTGCCGGTTTGATAAGCCGCGCCAATTATTGCCGGCGACCATGATGTCGCCGCTTAAATATTGCTTTGGCGTTAGCATAAGCAACGCCTGGCACAGGCTGGTTTTGCCCGCGCCCGATTGACCGATAACGCCGAGGGTTTGCCCGCGGTAAAGCGAAAAATTAATATCCTGCAGAATTTTTTTTACCTGCGGTGGTTGGCTTGCTTTGTTTTTTTGCCAAAAGAAAAGCCACTGGTTAAAAAATTGATAGGTTGTTTTATTATTGAGCGGCAAAGTCATCGACAGGTGGCGCGCCGCCAAGACAATATCGGTATCATCGGGTTGGTTTTGGTTGGCTGGTTTTTTTTCGGGGTAGTTCATTTGCCAAAACGCCCGCCCATAATCGGTGCGCGGGTTGGTCAGCATGGTGGTGGTCGGGGCTTGCTCGATAACCTTGCCGTCGCGCAATAATAATAATTCGGATGTCAAATCCTCCAGCCCCAATTTATCGTGGCTGATATAAATCAGCGATAATTTTTTGGTGATGATTATTTTTTTTATCATCGCTAACAATTGATTTTTGATATGCTGGTCCAGCGCGGTGGTGGGTTCATCGGCGATTAAAATATCTGGCTCCCCCACCAATGCCATGGCGAGCAAGATACGTTGTTTCTGCCCACCGGATAATTGATGCGGGTAGCGTTGCCAAAAATCATCGGCCAGGTTATCGCGGTTGTTTTTTTTCTCGACGCTGAAGCGCGGCAAAGATAATTCAGCGCAAAGATTGGCCATGAAATCGATATGTTCCTGGCCCAGCATCGCCAGGCCGCGACTGGCCAACATGGCGGCGGCAAATTGCCGGCCAACGCGGTGTAGCGGGTTGAGGGCCGAATGAGGTTCCTGGAACAGCACGCCAATTTTTGCGCCGCGAAATTTGGCGCGTGCCTTGAAATCGGTGGTGGCCGATTCCTCGCCGAAGCAGGTGATACTGCCCGTCCCGCCAAATGGTTGATAGGGGGATAAAAGCCCGGGGATAGCCATTGCCAATATTGTTTTGCCCGCGCCGGATGAGCCAACCAAACCAACCCCCGCCCCACGGCGCAGGGTGAAGGAAACATCGTCGAGCAATTTTTTATGGTTGAGCTCCAGCGAGAGGTTTTTAACCGTCAGCAGGATGTCATTAGAATTTGTCATGCGGCCGTAAAAAATCTAAAATAAAACCCTGCGGTTAATAATCAATTTTGATACGGGTGAGGTTGTTGGTCTTCACCGCCGCCACCAGCGCAAGATGACAAAACAGCGACGCCGCGGCCGAGCGCGGAATAAAAAACAAGGCCTCATCGCCCTGGTAAAAAATATAAAGCGGTTTGTTTAAAATCGACAGGCAATAAAAATTATCGCCTGATTTGTTGTCTTTCGGTAAGGGAATGAAGCTCGACAGAAAATCATTTAATTTTTTTTGCCCGCTGACCCGCACCAATTGCCAACCCGCCCCGCTAGGTTGGATGAAGGGCGATGGCGATTTGTTATCGCGCGGGCTGGGCTTGTGCTGTTCGTTGTAAACCATCGCCGATGATTCGCTACAGCGCATTACCAACAGGCCTGATTTTTTCACCGCCAGCGATGATTGATAATAAATATCCTGCCTGATGGGCGATAAGTTTTTTGCCGCGCCAAGTTTGCCCAGCAGGTTTATTAAAAATTTTTCAGGGTGCGCCTCACCGACCGGCGCGACCAATGTTTGCAAGGCATGATGCGCCAAGGGCGCAACACCGGTCAGCAAAAGCCCGTGGTTGATGATAAACCCATCGGGGCGGCTTTTATCCACATAACTTTCGGTTAGGGCATTATCGATACGGCCGCGGTCGGGGCTATCGGCACCGGCCAGGCCGGTGAGGCCGGGAAAATCCGGATGCCAATAATCGCCGACCGGTAATAATATAAGTGGCGAGGTGCTGGGCACGGCGGAAGCGGATGGGTTTTTTTTCATGGCGATGTTATTCCTTTGCTTCGGGTAAGCCAAGTTGGTGGTAGGGCACAATTATTGCCCGTTGGTAATTTTTAAACAATGGGTCGGCAATCATGACCTCCTGGCCGAATGGATCTTTCCATTTACCAGACAATGGGTCAAGTGCCGAGCGGACAAAACCAAGGGCGATGTATTTTTTTCTTATCGGGCAATAGGTCGCGCTGGTGATACGGCCGATGCCATGCCCCTGCGCCAGCGGTTCTTTATCAATTTCCTGCACGATACTGCCGGCGCGGATAATCGCCTGCTGGCCGGCACTGACCAGCGGGTTAAAGTTACTATTAAGGTTGGTGCCGGGCGCACCCGTGGCGGCGATAAAACCGCAGAGCCGTTCGCGATTTTTTTGGCCGAGGAAATCTTTTGATGCCTCGTCGCGGCCGGAAAACTTCCCATCACGCATGGCATCGTTAAGCCGACTATCGTAAAGACTATGGCCGCCGTCGATTTCGCCGACCGTGCCATGGGCGCCATCGCCCTTTAACATACGCCAATAATCCAGTGCTATCCGCCCCAGCCCAAATGGCCGATACCCCATGGCGTCAATGATGTCGCCAAGCGCGATGGTTGTGGCCGGTTGCCCCGCCGATTTTTTACCCGATAATTTTTTAGCGGCTGGCATTTCTTCATCATTTTGCGGGGCGAGCGCGCCATGCCATAATTGTTGGTATAGCGCCACCGCCTGGTCGGCTTGGCAGGTTATTTCAACGTCGGCCACCATGCCGCCGATGTAATAGGCGGGGAGGAAACGCCGCCGGCTTAGCAAAAACGAAAAGCCGCGCCACTCAACCTGTTGCGCTTGGTTGAGCGGTAAGTTCTTTATCAGCAATTGCCTTGCCACCTGGTCTAAATTTTCTTTTTCGTCCTTGGTGAAGGATTTTTTTACAGCGGCGTTTTTGCCCAATATTTTTTCGATGGTTTTTTCGATTAACTGCCCGTTATAAAATTGGCTGAGGAGCAGGGCAACGCCGCGCCCAACCAAGCGCAGGGTCGCCGATTGCTCGCTGTCGTCGATGATGCCCAAGGCGAATCTATTAACCCGCGCCAGGTGCGTGATGAATTGCGCCACCTGATGATTATTGGTGGGCTGGTTCATGGCGGGCAAGCGCAACGGCAGGGATAGGATAACCATATCCGCCGCACGCACCATATAGCGGCCGCGCGCTAGAATTAAACCATCGCGCGGGTTGAGCAGGGTAACACCGCCCGCCGCACCAACCTTGCTGTTGCTGATTTTGGTCGCCGATAAAAATTGTAAGAAATCAATCGCCCGCTTGCCTATAATTTTTATCGTCGTCACCGCCGAGCCATCGGCAAAACCGATGCCATTTAGGATATTTTGTTTTTCTTCGAGCGACTCCTCCTCGGCTTCATCCCCCGCGTGGTATGGATAATAATTGGCAATTTTTTTACCATCCTCGACCGTGGTTTGCGCCCCATGGTCGTTGCTCAGGTTATTTTCGGGGTGCATGATGACATTAAAAAACTTTGGCCGATGGGTCAGGGGATAGAGCGGCATTTCCTCCTTAACCGCTACTTGGTTAAAAAATTGCCGACCATCAAGCGGCAGGTGCGCCAGCGCACCCAAGGCGGTGGGGTGGGCCATGCCGTGCAATTCACCAAAGATATTATTTTGCTGGATGATATTTTGCATTGTCGTCGCGGCGTCGGTTACTTTGTTGCCGTAAAGATACGCCAGGGCAAGCGACAACCCACCCTGACCACGGTCAAAACCAAAACCCAATTTGCTGTAATGTTTGATGGCAAATGGCGTGTGGTAACCGGCGGCGAACGAGCCATGGATATGTTCTAACTTCACGTCATATTGGTGGTCGATGAAGCTGTTGCGCCCCAAATGCTGGGTGTCGGGCAAAAACCGATGGGGCATGATGGTCAGGCCATGGTGATATGCAACCATGTTACCTTCGCCAGTTGATTTTTTGCCCCCTGACTTGCTCAAAGATTTACCCACAGACTTGCCCTCTAATAAATTGGCAATTTCGCTGGCGACATCATTTGCCATTTTATGCGCCATGTTATTATTGCTATCGGTTTGGTGGCCGCTGTGGCCCACGAAGCATCCGCCGGCCGCGCCAACCAAAAAAACTTGCGACGGCCAATGTTTGGGCAGGTAAGCCTGCAATGGTTCGACCCAGGTGAGGAAATCCCCCTCCCGCTTGTCCTTGGGTAGCAATTGCGTGAACAGCGACAGCCGTGGTTGAAACCCGCCGCTTACAAGTAGGCAATCGCTGTTAAAAATCTTTTCGGTCTCCGCCGACAGGGCTTCATCGGTTTGGTCGGGGCGCGCCAGGACAATTTTGCTGGCCTGCGGCGCGACATATAATTCGGCCGGTTGTTTTTGTTTTTTGCTGGTGGCGTTTTTGGCCAAGTTTTTGGTTGTTGATAATTGTTCCCCGGCTGTTGGTTCGGGTGATAATTTTTCTGGCGTGGCGGTTTCATCTTCATCCAGCTGTTGCACCGCCAATAGCGACGCCACGGTCGGGTTGTCGGTGCGCACCACGCGGCCCAGCATTTTTATCGCCTTGCCGATACTGCGTGGGAAAATGGTTGGTGCCGATTGGCTGTAAAGGGCGCGGGCGCGCTTCGGGTAGTAAAATTCAAAAACCTCGGCCCCCGCCGCCTGGGCCATGGCACGCAACGCCGGGTTAATGTTTTTTCTGATATCGATAACCGCCGAGACACTAACCCCCGCCGAATGGAGGTAATCCAGATGGTGATAAACACTATCATTGTTGGTGATGATAACCGCGTGATGGCCGGGTTTGACGCCATAGATTTTTAATAATTTGACGGCATTGCCAAAACCCATGATGCCCGGCAGGTCGTTGTTGTCAAACGGCAATAATTGTTCGCTTTTGCCGGTGGCCAAAATTACCGCACGGCAATGAAAAACATGATGCTGTTCGCGCCATATAACCTCGCCCGCCGCGTGGTTGTCGCGCTGGGTATGGTGGCTGTTGGCGGTGATTTCGATAATATCTTCGCGCATGGCCGCTTGGGCATTTTTTGTTTTGTCGGCGGATGCCGGACCTTTGAGTTTCTTGCTGGTCACCGCGGTGGTGGAAAAAAACCATGAAATGCGCGGGTCCAGCCGCAACCGCGCGCTTGCCTTGCCGATGGCATCGCTCATCTTGGCCATGGTGACATCGTCGGTTTCGTTGCTTATCAGCGCAATGCTGACCGATGACTTGCCAAGTTTAGCCATCAACGATTGCAGGGCCAGCGCACCATCGACCCCGCCGCCAACCACCACCACATCATATTGGTGAAATTGGTTGTCGTAAAATACTTGGGTGGCGGTATCGCGCCCCATATATTGGAATGCCGGGTTGACCAATGGTGCCGGCGCGTAGCCCATCATCTGGCGTAAAAAATCAGTCCAAAAACCGCCGCTGGTGGTGGCAAAATTTTTGCCGGTGAAGCCGTTCATCAACCCCAGGGCGCGGTGGGTGTCGTCGCGCAATTGGTTTATATCGTCGCGGGAAACGTCGCTGGTGCCAACCGCCCGCGCCAAACGATTGCCCAAATTTTTTGACAATCGCGCCGGCTGGCTGATGGGTTTGGGCATGGCCGAGACGACCTCGCGCGTTTTATTAAAAAATTGGATGGAGGAAAATTTGTCCGGGTGGCGCGTGCGATAGAACCTTGCCCCTGGGATAAGCGGCAGGGTGCCGACCGCCATGGCCGGTTCAAACCCATGGCGGTGATTATTGCCGGTTTTATCGCCGATGGCAACGAAGCCGTTGCTTTCATAAAATTTATCGGCCAGCATGCCGCGCGGCCGATGGTAAAGCAGTGAGCCCGCCAAAAATTTTTGCTGGTTGGCGAGCAATGCCGCCGCCACGTTATCACCATGAAACCCCAAGTATTTTTTGCCATCAAGAAAAAACGCCACCGGCCGGCGTGTATCAACCGCGACACCAAATGGCCGACCGGCGCCAAGTTGTTGTGGCGCAACGCGCAAGGAATCGTCGGCGACCACCGCAGTTGGCGTTTGGGGTTTGTCTTTTTTTATTTTCATCGTTATATCGCCCTTTCATAAAGGAATTGCCCCTTGGTAAAACGTTGGAAACCATAATCGGCGGCCGATGGGTGGGGTGTGCCGGTTGCCACCAAATGCGCCATCGCCACGCCGGCGGCGGGGGCCAGGGCGTAACCATCGCCATTGATGCCGGTCACCATGTAAAGATCATTTTTATCAAACAGCCGGTCGATAATCGGCGAGCCGTCGAACGATGCCAAATATGTTTGGTGCCAGCGGGTTAATAATTTTACCCGCAACAACGCCGGCATTAATTGCACCGCCGCCCGTGCCAACACCGTGGCGCGGTGCGAGATATTATCAACATTGTCCATCTGGTCCAGGTGCGCAAAAAACGCGTCGCTGGTGGTGGCATCGAATTCCATATTGGTTAGGTTGTTTGGCAGGGGGTGGCGGGCGAAGGCGCGGAACCAGACATTGCCCAATTCCCCCTGGCCGATGCTGACCTGGGCCACGGCGTCATCTTGGCCGGCAATGCCGCCGAACGTGGTGGGAAATTGAATTATTTTATCCATCATCGGCGACAGGCTTTCTGATAACAATTCGACCTCGGTCGCGGCCACCCATGGCCAGGCACCGGCCGCCATGTTTTTGCCAAACATTGCGGTCATTTCGCGGGCGAAGAATTTTTTTAATTCCGGACTATGGTCGGGGCTGTTGGTCAGGAGTCTGGCCCCGCCGTCGGCCATCGCCAAGATTATTTTTTGGCCGTGAATGCTGTGGGTGGTGCCGTTGCGGGTAATTTTAACCCCGCTGGTGCCGCGACCATTTTTGCTGAAGATAATTTCCTTGATGCTGGCATGTTGGACAATTTTGACGCGCCGCGCCGATAAGGTTCGCCAAAAGCCGTAGAAAGCCGCCATCGGGTTAAAAAAACCGGCGCGCCCCTGGGCCAGGCCGGCCAGCACCGTTTGGCTGGCTTGGTCAGAAAAATCGACCAACGGTAAAATGCGGCGCAATTCGGCCAATTCCAAATAATCGGCGTCGACGCCATGCAGGCGCATGGTGTTGCCGCGATAACGCGCGTTTTTTATCATTTTGTCGTTTGTTAATAATTCTATCGCACCGATTTGCGACAACATGACATTGTAACCAATATCGCGGTGCAGGTCTTCCCACAATTTTAAATTCATTTCAAAAAATGGCGTGTTGGCCCCGGTTTGATAATTGGCACGCACCATTGCCCATTGGCGGTTGTCGATGGTCGCGCCCAGCGTTGTCGGGCTGAGGATTAAAATATCCTCGCCATCGTGGTTTTGCGACAAATAATGGGCGATAGACAATGCCATGGTATCGCCGCCGATAATAATCACCGCGTGATTTTTTTTTACCACTTCCTCAATGGTGTCATTTATAACATAGGGGCGGGGGGAAGACTGCATGGCTCCATAATATTTTTTATACTATTTTTTTATAGACATAGAAATAAATTTCTACAAAAATTCTATAACAGGCTTTGCGCCGATTTCATAGTCCAACCTTAATAATGATAAATAGGGGATTTTGCGCGCCATGGCTTTATTTAAGGCATCAGTCAATAGTTGGTTTTCGGCCGTGTGATAAAAAAACGCCATGATGGCGCGAAGCACCCCGTCATGCGCCACGATGACGATGTTTTTTTCACGGCATGTGGCCAGCAATTTTTCCAGCGTGGTTGTCGCCCGTTGGTAAAGCATGATAAAACTTTCGCTAGTATTTTCGTTATCGGGAGATTTATCGGGGTATTTATCGGGACATTTATTGGGGTATTTATCGGGGGATTTATTGGCGGGGGGCGCGCGGTTGATAAAATCTTGCCAAAATATGTCATAGGCGACTTTATCCCGCGCCTCAACCTCGGCATAGGTCATGCCGTGCCACGCGCCAAAATGTTGTTCGCGAAAACCCTTGTCGGTGTTAAGTTGCGGCGTTGCGGCAAATGCTGGGTTCTGCCGACGCAGGTCGGCCAGCAAATGGTCAAATGTTTGGCGCACGCGAAGCAGGTCGGAGCCGGCAAAATAAATATCATCGCAAATATTATCGAGTTGTTGTGCGGTGGCGTTGATAATGGCACGCGCCACCATGGCGTAACGTTCGTGGTTGCGCGCCGCGGTAATGGGGTAATCCAATTGTCCCAAAATCACACCGCCGATGGGTTGGCCGGCCGAACCATGTTGCGCGGGAAAAACCACCTGGTCATGGCGCAGGAGGAAAATTTTTTTGCCCTGGCCATGCCCGCCATGACCCCTGTGCTCATTGACTGGCGCGTTTGTAACGTTACTCTTAACCTTGTTCATTATTTTGTCCGCAACAGGTTTTGGTTCATAATCGGGGCGTTATCGGTGTTGGTGGGGGGGCGCAATATCATCGTCCATTCGCCACTATTGCGGTATTACATGTTTTAAGCTATGGATGTCAAACCCCCGATAAACGATAATTAAACATTTTCCTAATGTTATGGTGCGATGGCGGAGTGGTTACGCAGAGGTCTGCAAAACCTCGTACGCCGGTTCAATTCCGGCTCGCACCTCCAACATATGCGCGATGAACGCGCGAAACTGCCGTAGTTGAGTAGGAATGTATTTTTTTGGATTGCAAGCAGTAATTTTTAGCTTGATGAATTACAATCCTTAATTTATTATTCCACTTGAGGTATAATAAAATGAATAAACATTCACCAGAGCATCAAAATGAAATTTTACTATTAAATAAAAAAATAAGTGAAAAAATCGCCGATGAGGGATTCGACGATGGCGAAAGATTTGAACTTTTTTGTGCAAATTTTATTTTAAAGGATTATAACCTTGATGACGCGCAGATAGGCGAGGGCATTATTGATGGCACACAGGATGGCGGCATTGATGCAATTTATATTTTTATTGATGGAGAGTTAATATCAATTAATGATGAAAAAAAATTTGATGATGTTGAAGATTTAAAAATAATAGCTATCCAATCGACATGTGATGATTATTTTGAAAAGAAAAAAGTTATTAACTTTCTTGACACAGTTAGGAGATTAATTTTTTGCTCGGATAAAGATTTTAATAATAACGCTTCTATTGTTAGACCCGAATTACTAGCAATTATTAAAAACTATAGAGAAATTAGAGGAGCAACTCTTCCTAAAAAGATAGAGCTGTTTTATCATTATTCGGCAAAAAGGTCCCATCAAGATAGTGATGATTTAAAAGAATATTTAAATAAAGAGATAAATGATATAAGAGCAAGAAATCAATTTGATTTTTATTTTGATAGTAAATTTTATACGACGAAAGAATTACTAGAAATTGCAAGGAGTCGCCCAAAGAAAATTAGAAATATTAAATTTATAAATAATACATGTATGAATCATAAAGATGGTTATTTGTTCTTTTGCAAGTTAAAAGATTTTAGAGAATTTTTAAAAGCGAGAGATGAGTCTGGCAATCCCAAGGATGATATAGATATTAGCCTTTTTGAAAACAATATTAGAGCTTATCAAGGAAATAAAAAATCGGCAAATAAAGCCATGCAAGATACCCTTGCCAGTGATGGAGCCGAAGATTTTTTATGGCTAAACAATGGGGTAACCATTATTGCAGATCAATTTTCTCCTCGTTCTGACGACGCTAACATCGATAATCCAATGATAGTCAATGGATTGCAGACTTCTAGAACGATTTTCGATTATCTAAAACCTGCTAGAGAAGAAAATGCTGTTTTAATTAAAGTGATTATTCCAAAAGATAAAAAGAGCATAGATAAAATTATTCGTTCAACCAATACACAAACAGCAGTTCCTCCAGAAGCACTTTACGCAACAGAAAAAATTCATTATAACATAGAAGACCATTTGCAAAAATATAATATTTTTTATGATAGAAGAAAAAATTTTTATAAAGAGAAAGGAAAAAAAGCTTCTGAAATTCTTACTATAAAAGCGTTAGCGCAAGCAATTTTAGCAATAGTCGAAAAAAAGCCTGACGATGCAAGGGCGCGACCATCTAATTATCTTAAGGATAAAGATAAACATGGTAAAATTTTTAATACGAATTACCCATTAGATACTTACTATATAGCGACAGAATTGCTTCGAGTAACAAATAAATTTTTAAAAAATAAAATTAAGCACGAAGAAATAAGCACATTTCAGAGCAAGGATATTTTATATTATATTATGATGTCCATTCCCATACTTTTATTAAAAAAGGAGCAGCCAACTGCAAAAGAAATATCTAAGATAGAGGTAGATAAAGTTGATGATAAATTAATTAATCGTGCATATTCGGGTGTTAAAAATATATATGATAAGGCAGATGACGGACACACTTATTCAAAAGGCACTGAGATGTTGCAAAAAGTGAACGCTTGGCTAAAATCAGAAATTTCGTAAAAACAAACTGATTTTATAGCTACCTACTAAACTTTCGGAATTTTGGGCGGTGGGGTTTGTCGGCTTCCGCGCCCAGTCGTTTTTTGCGGTCGGCCACGTAACTTTGGTAATTGCCGGGCCAAAATTGCACCATGCCGTCATCTTCAAACGCCAAAATATGGCTGGCCAATTTGTCCAAAAACATCCGGTCGTGGCTGATAATAACCGCCGAGCCAGCGAATTCCAAAATCGCCTCCTCCAACGCGCGCAATGTTTCCACGTCCAAATCGTTGGTCGGTTCGTCCAGCAAAAGCAAATTGCCGCCCGATTTCAACACCTTGGCCAAATGAATGC harbors:
- a CDS encoding ATP-binding cassette domain-containing protein; translated protein: MTNSNDILLTVKNLSLELNHKKLLDDVSFTLRRGAGVGLVGSSGAGKTILAMAIPGLLSPYQPFGGTGSITCFGEESATTDFKARAKFRGAKIGVLFQEPHSALNPLHRVGRQFAAAMLASRGLAMLGQEHIDFMANLCAELSLPRFSVEKKNNRDNLADDFWQRYPHQLSGGQKQRILLAMALVGEPDILIADEPTTALDQHIKNQLLAMIKKIIITKKLSLIYISHDKLGLEDLTSELLLLRDGKVIEQAPTTTMLTNPRTDYGRAFWQMNYPEKKPANQNQPDDTDIVLAARHLSMTLPLNNKTTYQFFNQWLFFWQKNKASQPPQVKKILQDINFSLYRGQTLGVIGQSGAGKTSLCQALLMLTPKQYLSGDIMVAGNNWRGLSNRQLRAQRRNMQVVFQDPFSSLQPRQIIIDIVAEPMLMRGDKSAKQAAITAAEDMLREVGIDKSLWHNYPHELSGGQRQRVSLARALIMQPKILLLDEPTSALDKTTARDMIELLLRLQEKHNIAYLLVSHDINVVRALSDNIIVMHNGIIIEQGEKNTLLQSPQTQETKLLLV
- a CDS encoding 2Fe-2S iron-sulfur cluster-binding protein, with protein sequence MKIKKDKPQTPTAVVADDSLRVAPQQLGAGRPFGVAVDTRRPVAFFLDGKKYLGFHGDNVAAALLANQQKFLAGSLLYHRPRGMLADKFYESNGFVAIGDKTGNNHRHGFEPAMAVGTLPLIPGARFYRTRHPDKFSSIQFFNKTREVVSAMPKPISQPARLSKNLGNRLARAVGTSDVSRDDINQLRDDTHRALGLMNGFTGKNFATTSGGFWTDFLRQMMGYAPAPLVNPAFQYMGRDTATQVFYDNQFHQYDVVVVGGGVDGALALQSLMAKLGKSSVSIALISNETDDVTMAKMSDAIGKASARLRLDPRISWFFSTTAVTSKKLKGPASADKTKNAQAAMREDIIEITANSHHTQRDNHAAGEVIWREQHHVFHCRAVILATGKSEQLLPFDNNDLPGIMGFGNAVKLLKIYGVKPGHHAVIITNNDSVYHHLDYLHSAGVSVSAVIDIRKNINPALRAMAQAAGAEVFEFYYPKRARALYSQSAPTIFPRSIGKAIKMLGRVVRTDNPTVASLLAVQQLDEDETATPEKLSPEPTAGEQLSTTKNLAKNATSKKQKQPAELYVAPQASKIVLARPDQTDEALSAETEKIFNSDCLLVSGGFQPRLSLFTQLLPKDKREGDFLTWVEPLQAYLPKHWPSQVFLVGAAGGCFVGHSGHQTDSNNNMAHKMANDVASEIANLLEGKSVGKSLSKSGGKKSTGEGNMVAYHHGLTIMPHRFLPDTQHLGRNSFIDHQYDVKLEHIHGSFAAGYHTPFAIKHYSKLGFGFDRGQGGLSLALAYLYGNKVTDAATTMQNIIQQNNIFGELHGMAHPTALGALAHLPLDGRQFFNQVAVKEEMPLYPLTHRPKFFNVIMHPENNLSNDHGAQTTVEDGKKIANYYPYHAGDEAEEESLEEKQNILNGIGFADGSAVTTIKIIGKRAIDFLQFLSATKISNSKVGAAGGVTLLNPRDGLILARGRYMVRAADMVILSLPLRLPAMNQPTNNHQVAQFITHLARVNRFALGIIDDSEQSATLRLVGRGVALLLSQFYNGQLIEKTIEKILGKNAAVKKSFTKDEKENLDQVARQLLIKNLPLNQAQQVEWRGFSFLLSRRRFLPAYYIGGMVADVEITCQADQAVALYQQLWHGALAPQNDEEMPAAKKLSGKKSAGQPATTIALGDIIDAMGYRPFGLGRIALDYWRMLKGDGAHGTVGEIDGGHSLYDSRLNDAMRDGKFSGRDEASKDFLGQKNRERLCGFIAATGAPGTNLNSNFNPLVSAGQQAIIRAGSIVQEIDKEPLAQGHGIGRITSATYCPIRKKYIALGFVRSALDPLSGKWKDPFGQEVMIADPLFKNYQRAIIVPYHQLGLPEAKE
- a CDS encoding FAD-binding oxidoreductase, whose amino-acid sequence is MQSSPRPYVINDTIEEVVKKNHAVIIIGGDTMALSIAHYLSQNHDGEDILILSPTTLGATIDNRQWAMVRANYQTGANTPFFEMNLKLWEDLHRDIGYNVMLSQIGAIELLTNDKMIKNARYRGNTMRLHGVDADYLELAELRRILPLVDFSDQASQTVLAGLAQGRAGFFNPMAAFYGFWRTLSARRVKIVQHASIKEIIFSKNGRGTSGVKITRNGTTHSIHGQKIILAMADGGARLLTNSPDHSPELKKFFAREMTAMFGKNMAAGAWPWVAATEVELLSESLSPMMDKIIQFPTTFGGIAGQDDAVAQVSIGQGELGNVWFRAFARHPLPNNLTNMEFDATTSDAFFAHLDQMDNVDNISHRATVLARAAVQLMPALLRVKLLTRWHQTYLASFDGSPIIDRLFDKNDLYMVTGINGDGYALAPAAGVAMAHLVATGTPHPSAADYGFQRFTKGQFLYERAI
- a CDS encoding histidine phosphatase family protein; this encodes MNKVKSNVTNAPVNEHRGHGGHGQGKKIFLLRHDQVVFPAQHGSAGQPIGGVILGQLDYPITAARNHERYAMVARAIINATAQQLDNICDDIYFAGSDLLRVRQTFDHLLADLRRQNPAFAATPQLNTDKGFREQHFGAWHGMTYAEVEARDKVAYDIFWQDFINRAPPANKSPDKYPNKCPDKYPDKSPDNENTSESFIMLYQRATTTLEKLLATCREKNIVIVAHDGVLRAIMAFFYHTAENQLLTDALNKAMARKIPYLSLLRLDYEIGAKPVIEFL
- a CDS encoding AIPR family protein; its protein translation is MNKHSPEHQNEILLLNKKISEKIADEGFDDGERFELFCANFILKDYNLDDAQIGEGIIDGTQDGGIDAIYIFIDGELISINDEKKFDDVEDLKIIAIQSTCDDYFEKKKVINFLDTVRRLIFCSDKDFNNNASIVRPELLAIIKNYREIRGATLPKKIELFYHYSAKRSHQDSDDLKEYLNKEINDIRARNQFDFYFDSKFYTTKELLEIARSRPKKIRNIKFINNTCMNHKDGYLFFCKLKDFREFLKARDESGNPKDDIDISLFENNIRAYQGNKKSANKAMQDTLASDGAEDFLWLNNGVTIIADQFSPRSDDANIDNPMIVNGLQTSRTIFDYLKPAREENAVLIKVIIPKDKKSIDKIIRSTNTQTAVPPEALYATEKIHYNIEDHLQKYNIFYDRRKNFYKEKGKKASEILTIKALAQAILAIVEKKPDDARARPSNYLKDKDKHGKIFNTNYPLDTYYIATELLRVTNKFLKNKIKHEEISTFQSKDILYYIMMSIPILLLKKEQPTAKEISKIEVDKVDDKLINRAYSGVKNIYDKADDGHTYSKGTEMLQKVNAWLKSEIS